A single window of Gossypium arboreum isolate Shixiya-1 chromosome 13, ASM2569848v2, whole genome shotgun sequence DNA harbors:
- the LOC108464456 gene encoding transcription factor TCP4-like: MGESNHQAATSSRLGLKHSGGEIVEVQGGHIVRSIGRKDRHSKVCTAKGPRDRRVRLSAHTAIQFYDVQDRLGYDRPSKAVDWLIKKAKSAIDELAELPPWNPQTLKTTTSTTKQNNQQDQNIITAVDNEKPRRTATLMGNQVQILQQQGTGDNPNSNSGFLPSSLVSDEIADTMKSSFPLGASSEAPSSSIQFQNYPPDFLSKTSSHSQDLRLSLQSFPEPVLLHHHHQAAAAQAHQTESVLFSAGTSPLAGFDGSSAGWENHHHHPAEIGRFQRLVAWNNGAAAADTGSGGGGGMGGFLFGNPSAPPLSPAFGQNGQFFFQRGPLQSSNTPLVRAWIDQPIPTTDEYHHHHHQIPQNIHHQPALSGIEFTTSGVFSGFRVPARFQGAQEDQDSIANKLSSASSDSHH, from the coding sequence ATGGGAGAAAGCAATCACCAAGCTGCAACATCGTCAAGATTGGGGTTAAAGCATAGTGGAGGCGAGATCGTTGAGGTTCAAGGAGGTCACATTGTTCGGtcaattggaagaaaagaccgtcACAGCAAAGTTTGCACCGCTAAAGGTCCTCGAGACCGTCGTGTTCGTCTCTCCGCTCACACCGCCATCCAGTTCTACGACGTTCAGGACCGCCTTGGTTACGACCGTCCTAGCAAAGCTGTGGATTGGCTTATCAAAAAAGCCAAATCCGCCATTGACGAGCTCGCTGAACTACCTCCTTGGAACCCACAAACCTTGAAAACAACGACTTCAACCACGAAACAGAATAATCAACAAGATCAAAACATAATCACAGCAGTAGACAATGAAAAGCCCAGAAGAACGGCTACATTAATGGGAAATCAAGTTCAAATTCTTCAGCAACAAGGAACGGGAGATAACCCGAATAGTAATTCGGGTTTTCTTCCATCTTCTTTAGTTTCTGATGAGATTGCAGATACTATGAAGTCCTCTTTTCCATTGGGAGCTTCCAGTGAGGCACCGTCTTCTTCTATTCAGTTTCAGAATTATCCACCGGATTTTTTGTCCAAAACCAGCAGCCACAGTCAAGATCTGAGGCTTTCGCTTCAGTCATTTCCGGAGCCGGTTCTTCTCCACCACCATCACCAAGCTGCTGCAGCTCAGGCACATCAAACTGAATCTGTTTTGTTCTCTGCAGGAACCAGCCCTTTAGCTGGTTTTGATGGATCTTCAGCTGGATGGGAAAATCACCACCACCATCCGGCTGAGATAGGAAGGTTTCAGAGATTGGTTGCCTGGAATAATGGTGCTGCTGCTGCTGATACTGGTAGTGGCGGTGGCGGTGGAATGGGAGGATTTCTCTTTGGCAATCCATCAGCACCGCCACTATCACCGGCTTTTGGCCAAAACGGCCAGTTTTTCTTTCAGAGGGGACCCCTTCAGTCCAGTAACACGCCCTTGGTTCGTGCTTGGATAGACCAGCCAATTCCAACAACCGACGAataccatcatcatcatcatcaaatcCCACAAAATATCCATCACCAACCTGCTTTATCTGGCATTGAATTCACCACATCAGGTGTATTCTCTGGATTTCGCGTTCCAGCACGGTTCCAGGGCGCACAAGAGGATCAAGACAGCATCGCAAATAAGCTGTCCTCTGCTTCCTCTGACTCTCACCATTGA